The following DNA comes from Trueperaceae bacterium.
GCGCCGCGCACCCGCAGGAAGCTCCACCTCGTGTACGACCTGGCCCCCGGCATCGACCACCTCCAGCGACGTCGCGGACGTCCGCGGGGCGAAGGCGACGTCCAACGCGTAGGCGCCCCCCGCACGAGGGGCGTCCGGTACGTCGATACGCAAGCTGGATGCGCCCGACGGGGCGACCTGGGCATCGGCCGAAACGCGAACGGTCGTGGAACCCCCCGCCACCCGTCGCCTCCATGCCACCGCGTCCTCCACGGGAACGTCGCGGGTGTCGAGAGCTCGGGCATCGACGTGAAGGGGACCGGACCCGCGGTGCAGGGCGGCCCCCACCTCGATGGCCTCGGGGAGGGTCGCGACGACCGCATCGGTCCGCGCCTTCCAGGAGCCGGAGTCGACGACGGGGGATCCCACGACGACGTCGACGGTCCGCCACGTCGCCCTCCGACCGAACGGGCCACCTTCCGCCGGTACCGCCTCGCTCCACGGGGTGCGGATCGACACCCACGTCGCCGCCGGCGTCGCGAGGAGGCTCGGAACGAGGGCCAGGGCCATGAGCGCGGGAAGGACGGCGCCGACCCCCAACGCCACGCCGGCGAGCCACCGCGTCGAAGGCGCGCGCGCCGGACCGGCCCACGCGCGACGTGCGTCCCGCAGGACGATGACGGCATCGAGCCCCAGGAGACCCGCGGCGATGGCGAGCCACCACCGCCACGCCGCCCACCCGTCTCCGGCGACGTCGGGCAGTGGGCGGCCCGACGCACCATCGGCATCGACGCTCCCCGGCCGATCGCGGGCCGTCGCCCCGTACGCGGCGAGGGGAACGACGGTGCCGTCTGCGAAGCGAAGTTCGTACGGGCCCGCCCGGGTCGGCGTGAAGGCATGGGAAAAGGCACCCGGTGGCCACACCCGGTCGATGCCTGCCTCCTCTACGCCGTACAGCGCGTCGCCGGTCGCCATCGTGTCGCCCGAGGCATCGACGATCCGCCAGCCCCCACCGTACGCCGACGTGGGCAAGGGGCAGGGACGCGCGACGGCGCACGCCCACCCTTCGCTCACCGGCGTGGATCGGGCCCACGCCACGAACGAGGCGACGAAGGCAGGGAAGCTTGGGCGTGCCGCCCAATCACCGTCGTCGGTCCCGAATCCGACGGCGACCTGGCGACCGACGTCCGTGGTTCGACTCCACGCCAGGACGTTCCCCTCCATGCCCACGAGGGGACGGGCGCCATCGGGAAGGCGCAACGGAGTGACGGTGTCGAGCCCGAGATCCGTGGCGTCGACCTCGCGCATCAGCGGGTGTCCGGGCGCCACGGTCCGCGGGGTCGTGGTCGAGATGGCGGCGCCGCGAACGTAGGTGCTCGGCGGCTCTCCGAGCCACAGGACCGATCCCGTCCCCGGATCGACGCCGGGCCCCGTGGCGATCACCACGTCGAAGGGCGGAGCGTCGCGCTCGGTCGGAAGCGCGTCGAGGGGCACCGTCCGGACGCCGTCGATGGCCGCCAGGGCAGCGAGCACCGCGGGGTCGGGCGGACCGACGACGGCGACCCGCGTCGGTACGGTCCCGGGATCGACGACGTGCCATACGGCATCGTCGACGGGGTGCACGCCACCCTGCACGGTGCGCACCTCGACCCAGCCGATCCCGGGAAGGTCGACGATGACCTCGAACGAGACGCGCTCGTCCGGTCCCACGTCGACCTCGGTCTCGGCCCACGGAAGGGCGCTCGTCGCGTCCATCGACCGGTAGCGGACCTGAACGTCGACGGTCGTGCCCGGATCCACGCCGCTCGCGTGCACGTCGCCCTCGACGACCCACCGTCCGGCCGGCGAAGCGGCGGGGCGGACGGTGACGTTCGCGAGCCCGACGTTCGGTCCCGACCCCGCGACCGTGAAGCGCTGGACGTCGGCGGTGAGCTCGGGGTCGGAATCGTGCAGTGCCGCATCGATCGCGTCGCGCGTTTCCCCCGTCGATACGATCTGCACCTGGGTCGCCTCGGCCGGGTTCGACACCGCCGCGGCCAGCGCGACGGCGTCGCCCCAGGCGGGGGTCGTGTCGTCCGGCCGGAGGCCCGCGACCCGCGCGGCAAGCTCGGCGCCCGCCGGGCGCCGAGCCGCGACCAGCGTCGCTTCGTGTCCTACGCGCACGATCGTGAGAACCTCACGCTCGGGGGCACGCTCGATCGTGCGGCGCAACCAGGCGAGGCTCGCGCCGAAGCGCGTCGGCTCGACGTCCGTCGCGCGCATGGCGTGGGACGCGTCGAGAAGGACGATCCGGTGCTCGACGACGTGGCCTCCGCCGCCCGTGGGTCCCGCCAGCGCGAGGACCGTCGCCGTGACGATGGCCAGGTGAAGCCAAAGGCGTGGCCGACGCCATGGAATGCGTCGACCGGCCGACCTCCCCTCGCGCGTGGCCGCGACCTTGCGCCACAGGAACAGGCTGGCGGTGCGGTGGCGTCCGCTCCGGAACGCGTGAAGCGCGACGACGAGGGGAAGCAGCGCCAGGAGCGCCAGCGCTCCGGGGGCCAGGAAACTCACGTGACGAGGCCCATGCGTTGCCACCGAGAGAGGATCTCCGACGGGTCGTCCCGATCGGCGCGAACGCCGAACCAGTGCCCCTCGGCGCGCAGCACGGACGCGCGGAGTTCCGCCTGCCACGCCTGCACGACCTCCTGGTAGGCCTGCACCGTGCCCTCGTCCACGAAGCGGTCCAGGACCTCGCCCGTTTCGACGTCGACGAGGCGGGCCCAGCCCCGCACGTCGGCCTCGGGCGTGACGTCGGTGCGACCCAACACCTGCAGCGCCAGCAACGCGTACCCTTGCGCGCGCCAGACCCGAATCGCGTCGTGAGCATCCTCCATCAACCAATCGCTGACGACGACCACGAGGCCCCGACCGTGCATCCGGTCGATCGATGCCCGGGCGATGGGCTCGAGTCGCTCCGTTCGCCCGCCCGGCGTGACTTGCGCGAGGCGTTCGAGCGCGT
Coding sequences within:
- a CDS encoding BatA domain-containing protein, which produces MSFLAPGALALLALLPLVVALHAFRSGRHRTASLFLWRKVAATREGRSAGRRIPWRRPRLWLHLAIVTATVLALAGPTGGGGHVVEHRIVLLDASHAMRATDVEPTRFGASLAWLRRTIERAPEREVLTIVRVGHEATLVAARRPAGAELAARVAGLRPDDTTPAWGDAVALAAAVSNPAEATQVQIVSTGETRDAIDAALHDSDPELTADVQRFTVAGSGPNVGLANVTVRPAASPAGRWVVEGDVHASGVDPGTTVDVQVRYRSMDATSALPWAETEVDVGPDERVSFEVIVDLPGIGWVEVRTVQGGVHPVDDAVWHVVDPGTVPTRVAVVGPPDPAVLAALAAIDGVRTVPLDALPTERDAPPFDVVIATGPGVDPGTGSVLWLGEPPSTYVRGAAISTTTPRTVAPGHPLMREVDATDLGLDTVTPLRLPDGARPLVGMEGNVLAWSRTTDVGRQVAVGFGTDDGDWAARPSFPAFVASFVAWARSTPVSEGWACAVARPCPLPTSAYGGGWRIVDASGDTMATGDALYGVEEAGIDRVWPPGAFSHAFTPTRAGPYELRFADGTVVPLAAYGATARDRPGSVDADGASGRPLPDVAGDGWAAWRWWLAIAAGLLGLDAVIVLRDARRAWAGPARAPSTRWLAGVALGVGAVLPALMALALVPSLLATPAATWVSIRTPWSEAVPAEGGPFGRRATWRTVDVVVGSPVVDSGSWKARTDAVVATLPEAIEVGAALHRGSGPLHVDARALDTRDVPVEDAVAWRRRVAGGSTTVRVSADAQVAPSGASSLRIDVPDAPRAGGAYALDVAFAPRTSATSLEVVDAGGQVVHEVELPAGARR
- a CDS encoding DUF58 domain-containing protein encodes the protein MSALLPASLRARAEGLQWRAPGIHAEVGHGTRAGNALGPGIEFAQYRAFEAGDDVRHLDKHVYGRLGRTVIRQFTQEQALRVHVLLDASASMGWDADKWRTAQQVAALCTLVSLQGGDHVSLLTAQAGRLEAGPRLTRVAMIDDALERLAQVTPGGRTERLEPIARASIDRMHGRGLVVVVSDWLMEDAHDAIRVWRAQGYALLALQVLGRTDVTPEADVRGWARLVDVETGEVLDRFVDEGTVQAYQEVVQAWQAELRASVLRAEGHWFGVRADRDDPSEILSRWQRMGLVT